TGATCCGGTCTATACGGACCTGGACGGTTTCTCCGATCTTAGTGTCCGGCACGATGATGACAAAGCCTTCGATCTTCCCCACACCATCTCCCTGAGACCCGATGTCAGAAATCGTTACGGTGTATGTCTTACCTTCTTCCACCGGTTTCTTCTCCTTGAAC
The sequence above is drawn from the Methanomassiliicoccales archaeon genome and encodes:
- a CDS encoding TRAM domain-containing protein codes for the protein MENSVGFKEKKPVEEGKTYTVTISDIGSQGDGVGKIEGFVIIVPDTKIGETVQVRIDRISKKVAFGTLVK